From Banduia mediterranea, the proteins below share one genomic window:
- a CDS encoding flavin-containing monooxygenase, with product MADDVATTQRKAALLSAGTDFPVPDSGCAARPVPHRPDHEVIIVGAGISGIGLAIELKKAGIESFVILERAGDVGGTWRDNRYPGIAVDITSFTYSFSFEQNPDWSRVFAPGAELQRYAQRVAAKYGVYPKARFRTEVDKAVFLEDRDLWEVRLKNGECLYSRFLVGASGGLISPKKPEIKGLDSFKGTVMHTGYWDDSVDLNGRRVAVIGTGATAVQLVPSIASKVAQLDVYQRTPIWVLKKPDAEIPAWLKSAFRILPLVQRGVRACTDALTETVMVGAVIYFRQIPGLVRGAEQACKNNLLEQIPNDPELREKLTPKYGFGCKRPTFSNDYFKSFTRHNVELVTDPIDCITETGIRTRDGRERPIDVLITATGYRVFEKGNMPAFEVWGRDGVELGQFWDEHRYQAYEAVSVPKFPNYFGMLGPYGLTGTSYFKMVEAHAIHAVRCIKEARRRGKTRVEIGQGPHERYFQDVMRRQQNTVFVSSSCASSNSYYFDKHGDAPMLRPTTTVEMLWRAKHFPMEHYRFSCAEARVAAAQEAA from the coding sequence ATGGCAGACGATGTGGCGACAACGCAGCGCAAGGCGGCGCTACTCAGCGCAGGGACGGATTTTCCGGTTCCGGACAGCGGGTGTGCGGCACGGCCCGTGCCGCACCGCCCGGACCACGAGGTCATCATCGTCGGTGCCGGCATCTCCGGGATCGGCTTGGCGATCGAGCTGAAGAAGGCCGGCATCGAGTCCTTCGTGATTCTTGAGCGCGCGGGCGATGTGGGGGGCACCTGGCGTGACAATCGCTATCCGGGCATCGCGGTGGACATCACTTCGTTCACCTATTCGTTCTCGTTCGAACAGAACCCGGACTGGTCCCGCGTGTTCGCTCCGGGCGCCGAACTGCAGCGTTATGCCCAGCGCGTTGCGGCCAAGTATGGCGTTTACCCCAAGGCCCGTTTCCGGACGGAAGTGGACAAGGCCGTGTTCCTGGAAGACCGGGATTTGTGGGAGGTCCGCCTCAAGAACGGCGAGTGTCTGTATTCGCGCTTCCTGGTTGGCGCCAGCGGCGGGCTGATCTCACCCAAGAAGCCGGAAATCAAAGGGCTCGACAGTTTCAAGGGCACGGTAATGCACACCGGGTACTGGGACGACAGCGTGGATCTGAACGGCAGGCGCGTGGCCGTCATCGGCACGGGTGCCACGGCCGTGCAGTTGGTGCCGTCGATAGCGTCGAAAGTGGCGCAACTGGACGTCTACCAGCGCACGCCCATCTGGGTGCTCAAGAAGCCGGACGCGGAGATCCCCGCCTGGCTCAAGTCCGCTTTCCGCATTCTGCCGCTGGTGCAGCGCGGCGTTCGCGCCTGCACCGACGCCCTGACGGAAACCGTCATGGTCGGCGCGGTGATCTATTTTCGCCAGATCCCCGGCTTGGTGCGCGGGGCAGAGCAGGCCTGCAAGAACAATCTGCTCGAGCAGATCCCCAATGACCCGGAGCTGCGCGAAAAGCTCACCCCGAAGTACGGCTTCGGCTGCAAGCGCCCGACCTTCTCCAACGACTACTTCAAGAGCTTCACGCGCCACAACGTCGAGCTGGTGACCGATCCCATCGACTGCATCACCGAGACCGGCATTCGCACCCGCGACGGCAGGGAGCGCCCGATCGACGTGCTCATCACCGCGACCGGCTATCGCGTATTCGAAAAGGGCAACATGCCCGCGTTCGAGGTCTGGGGGCGCGACGGCGTCGAACTGGGCCAGTTCTGGGACGAGCATCGCTATCAGGCCTATGAGGCCGTGAGTGTGCCGAAGTTTCCGAACTACTTCGGGATGCTGGGGCCTTACGGTCTGACGGGCACCTCGTACTTCAAGATGGTCGAGGCGCATGCCATACACGCCGTGCGCTGCATCAAGGAAGCCCGCAGGCGCGGCAAGACCCGTGTCGAGATCGGGCAGGGGCCGCACGAGCGCTATTTTCAGGACGTGATGCGCCGCCAGCAGAACACGGTCTTCGTCAGCAGCAGCTGCGCGTCGTCGAACAGCTACTACTTCGACAAGCACGGGGACGCACCGATGTTGCGTCCGACCACGACCGTGGAAATGCTGTGGCGGGCCAAGCACTTCCCCATGGAGCACTATCGTTTCAGCTGCGCCGAGGCGCGAGTCGCGGCAGCTCAGGAAGCGGCGTAG
- a CDS encoding SDR family NAD(P)-dependent oxidoreductase — protein sequence MKSKSFQNKLAVVTGAGSGIGRALVLDLVLRGCDVAACDVQQQALEETVALAVGSGKARAYCFDVADRAAFYQHADRIRGDFGQPANLIINNAGVGLGARVREMRWEDFEWLMGINFWGVCYGTQAFLPQLIESGDGHVVNVSSIYGMISGPLTSAYNAAKFAVRGYTESLRIEMLAEKLPVQVSCVHPGGIRTNIAKSSRLDAGAGMDRADFDKWFSRITLTSPEKAAAIIINGIRHNRPRILVGPDAHLIDAMQRTLGIRYQWLAGALLNPLMFGKSSAPQSRPVAAAQPPAAAMPARPAPGAAKKTSRAGAGRAKSAGRAQAEAENDAG from the coding sequence ATGAAATCAAAGTCCTTCCAGAACAAGCTCGCCGTCGTCACCGGAGCGGGCAGCGGCATCGGTCGTGCGCTGGTGCTAGACCTCGTCCTGCGCGGGTGCGACGTTGCGGCCTGCGACGTCCAGCAACAGGCACTCGAGGAGACCGTCGCGCTCGCGGTGGGAAGCGGCAAGGCCCGTGCATACTGCTTTGATGTCGCCGACCGGGCAGCGTTCTATCAGCATGCCGACCGTATCAGGGGCGACTTCGGCCAGCCCGCCAACCTCATCATCAACAACGCGGGCGTCGGTCTGGGCGCGCGCGTGCGTGAGATGCGCTGGGAGGACTTCGAGTGGCTGATGGGCATCAATTTCTGGGGCGTCTGCTACGGCACCCAGGCGTTTTTGCCGCAGCTGATCGAGTCCGGGGACGGGCACGTGGTCAACGTGTCCAGCATCTACGGCATGATTTCCGGCCCGCTGACGAGCGCCTATAACGCCGCCAAGTTCGCGGTGCGGGGTTACACCGAATCGCTCCGAATCGAGATGTTGGCCGAAAAGCTGCCGGTGCAAGTGAGCTGTGTTCACCCTGGCGGCATCCGCACCAACATAGCCAAAAGCTCGCGCCTGGATGCGGGCGCGGGCATGGATCGCGCCGATTTCGACAAGTGGTTCTCGCGCATCACGCTGACCAGCCCGGAGAAGGCGGCGGCCATCATCATCAATGGCATACGGCACAACCGCCCGCGGATCCTGGTGGGCCCGGATGCACATCTCATCGACGCCATGCAGCGGACCCTGGGCATTCGTTATCAGTGGCTTGCCGGGGCGCTGCTCAATCCGCTCATGTTCGGCAAGTCCAGCGCGCCCCAGTCCAGGCCTGTTGCCGCCGCGCAACCGCCGGCAGCGGCAATGCCCGCACGGCCGGCGCCGGGCGCGGCAAAAAAAACATCCCGCGCGGGCGCAGGAAGGGCGAAGTCCGCGGGGCGTGCGCAGGCAGAAGCGGAAAACGACGCGGGTTGA